In Micrococcus luteus NCTC 2665, a single window of DNA contains:
- the sdhA gene encoding succinate dehydrogenase flavoprotein subunit encodes MQVHKYDVVIVGAGGAGMRAAIEAGQRAHTAVLTKIYPTRSHTGAAQGGMCAALANVEEDNWEWHTFDTVKGGDYLVDQDAAEVMAKEAIDAVLDLEKMGLPFNRTPEGKIDQRRFGGHTRDHGKAPVRRACYAADRTGHMILQTLYQNCVKHNVEFYNEFYVLDLLLVEEDAVREDGTAYKQKRTAGVVSYELATGEIHVFQAKSVIFATGGAGKVYKTTSNAHTLTGDGMAIAYRAGLPLEDMEFVQFHPTGLAGLGILLSEAARGEGGILRNADGERFMERYAPTIKDLAPRDIVARSMAEEVRQGRGAGPNKDYVLLDLTHLEPSHIDEKLPDITEFARTYLGVEPYTEPVPVFPTCHYFMGGIPTNIKAEVLQDNDTVVPGLYAAGEVACVSVHGSNRLGTNSLLDINVFGRRAGIYAAEYAAQADWVELPEGGELPTVEHIENLRSATGSERVADIRAELQESMDADMQVFRDEDSIRRALAKIEELRGRYENVSVQDKGHRFNLDLLEGMELGYLLDIAEAMTLAALGRKESRGGHYREDYPDRDDENFMAHTMIYRDETAEMEGVKGIRFETKPVVVTRYQPMERKY; translated from the coding sequence ATGCAGGTGCACAAGTACGACGTGGTGATCGTCGGCGCCGGCGGCGCGGGCATGCGCGCGGCCATCGAGGCCGGTCAGCGCGCGCACACCGCCGTCCTCACCAAGATCTACCCCACGCGTTCCCACACCGGCGCGGCCCAGGGCGGCATGTGCGCGGCCCTCGCCAACGTCGAGGAGGACAACTGGGAGTGGCACACGTTCGACACCGTCAAGGGCGGCGACTACCTGGTGGACCAGGACGCCGCGGAGGTCATGGCCAAGGAGGCCATCGACGCGGTGCTCGACCTCGAGAAGATGGGCCTGCCCTTCAACCGCACCCCCGAGGGCAAGATCGACCAGCGCCGCTTCGGCGGCCACACCCGTGACCACGGCAAGGCGCCCGTGCGCCGCGCCTGCTACGCCGCGGACCGCACCGGCCACATGATCCTCCAGACGCTGTACCAGAACTGCGTCAAGCACAACGTGGAGTTCTACAACGAGTTCTACGTGCTCGACCTGCTGCTGGTGGAGGAGGACGCCGTGCGCGAGGACGGCACCGCCTACAAGCAGAAGCGCACCGCCGGCGTCGTCTCCTACGAGCTGGCCACCGGCGAGATCCACGTCTTCCAGGCCAAGTCGGTCATCTTCGCCACCGGCGGCGCCGGGAAGGTGTACAAGACCACCTCGAACGCCCACACCCTCACCGGCGACGGCATGGCCATCGCCTACCGCGCGGGCCTGCCCCTCGAGGACATGGAGTTCGTGCAGTTCCACCCGACCGGCCTGGCCGGCCTGGGCATCCTGCTCTCCGAGGCCGCACGCGGCGAGGGCGGCATCCTCCGCAACGCGGACGGCGAGCGCTTCATGGAGCGCTACGCCCCCACCATCAAGGACCTCGCCCCGCGCGACATCGTGGCCCGGTCCATGGCCGAGGAGGTCCGTCAGGGCCGCGGCGCCGGCCCCAACAAGGACTACGTGCTGCTCGACCTGACGCACCTGGAGCCCTCGCACATCGACGAGAAGCTCCCGGACATCACCGAGTTCGCCCGCACGTACCTGGGCGTCGAGCCCTACACGGAGCCGGTGCCGGTGTTCCCCACCTGCCACTACTTCATGGGCGGCATCCCCACGAACATCAAGGCCGAGGTCCTCCAGGACAACGACACCGTCGTGCCGGGCCTGTACGCCGCCGGCGAGGTGGCCTGCGTGTCCGTGCACGGGTCCAACCGCCTGGGCACCAACTCGCTGCTGGACATCAACGTGTTCGGCCGCCGCGCAGGCATCTACGCCGCCGAGTACGCCGCGCAGGCGGACTGGGTGGAGCTGCCCGAGGGCGGCGAGCTGCCGACCGTGGAGCACATCGAGAACCTGCGCTCCGCCACCGGGTCCGAGCGCGTCGCGGACATCCGCGCCGAGCTCCAGGAGTCCATGGACGCGGACATGCAGGTCTTCCGCGACGAGGACTCGATCCGCCGCGCACTGGCCAAGATCGAGGAGCTGCGCGGCCGCTACGAGAACGTGTCCGTCCAGGACAAGGGCCACCGCTTCAACCTCGACCTGCTCGAGGGCATGGAGCTGGGCTACCTCCTGGACATCGCCGAGGCGATGACCCTCGCGGCCCTGGGCCGCAAGGAGTCCCGCGGCGGCCACTACCGCGAGGACTACCCCGATCGCGACGACGAGAACTTCATGGCGCACACCATGATCTACCGTGACGAGACCGCGGAGATGGAGGGCGTCAAGGGCATCCGCTTCGAGACCAAGCCCGTCGTCGTGACCCGTTACCAGCCGATGGAGCGTAAGTACTGA
- a CDS encoding succinate dehydrogenase hydrophobic membrane anchor subunit has product MSTTAETTIAAPRSRRLDPTYTRDGGGRGNFEMLAWLFMRISGVFLVVLIAVHLTTNLLVGDGIHAVDFGFVAGKWAHPLWQFWDLALLWLAMLHGANGVRTIINDYTRRGTGRFWLTMILYIATAVIIILGTLVIFTFDPCMVDASGALLEGSPAFCG; this is encoded by the coding sequence ATGAGCACCACCGCTGAGACCACCATCGCGGCGCCCCGCAGCCGCCGTCTGGACCCCACGTACACGCGCGACGGCGGCGGCCGCGGCAACTTCGAGATGCTCGCCTGGCTGTTCATGCGCATCTCGGGCGTCTTCCTCGTCGTGCTGATCGCCGTGCACCTGACCACCAACCTGCTGGTCGGCGACGGCATCCACGCCGTCGACTTCGGCTTCGTGGCCGGCAAGTGGGCGCACCCGCTGTGGCAGTTCTGGGACCTGGCCCTCCTGTGGCTGGCCATGCTGCACGGCGCCAACGGCGTGCGCACGATCATCAACGACTACACCCGTCGCGGCACCGGCCGGTTCTGGCTGACGATGATCCTGTACATCGCCACGGCCGTGATCATCATCCTCGGCACCCTGGTGATCTTCACCTTCGATCCCTGCATGGTGGACGCCTCCGGCGCCCTGCTTGAGGGCTCCCCGGCCTTCTGCGGCTGA
- the sdhC gene encoding succinate dehydrogenase, cytochrome b556 subunit has translation MSSATAQAPAKNGRGTLYRGHGGMWSWVGHRVTGVVIFFYLLVHVLDTALVRVSPEAYDAVIGSYKTWYFALGEAGLVAAIIFHALNGLRIILVDFWKGGTQHHKTLLWIVLGLWVVLTLGFAIRHFSLALGGH, from the coding sequence GTGTCTAGCGCCACTGCGCAGGCCCCGGCCAAGAACGGCCGCGGAACCCTGTACCGGGGCCACGGCGGCATGTGGTCCTGGGTGGGCCACCGCGTCACCGGCGTCGTCATCTTCTTCTACCTGCTCGTCCACGTGCTGGACACGGCCCTGGTCCGGGTCTCCCCCGAGGCCTACGACGCCGTGATCGGCTCGTACAAGACGTGGTACTTCGCGCTCGGCGAGGCCGGCCTCGTCGCGGCGATCATCTTCCACGCCCTGAACGGCCTGCGCATCATCCTGGTCGACTTCTGGAAGGGCGGCACCCAGCACCACAAGACCCTGCTGTGGATCGTGCTGGGGCTGTGGGTCGTCCTGACCCTGGGCTTCGCCATCCGTCACTTCAGCCTCGCACTCGGAGGTCACTGA
- a CDS encoding mannose-1-phosphate guanylyltransferase has protein sequence MSTDPNLTDAPREAAPGTALSRFHAVIPAGGVGTRLWPLSRAAAPKFLHDLTGSGQTLIRATWDRLAPLAAGMLVVTGEAHREAVCTQLPALAETDLVLEPSPKDSAAAIGLAAAILSLRDPDTIMGSFAADQVISPVEVFQDAVRQAVETAATGRIVTIGIEPTHAATGFGYIRRGRRLRVAGAPDAHDVAAFVEKPDLKVAQQYVKSGRYLWNAGMFVAPVGLMLAHLEENEPALHAGLMEIARAWETPERDEVMARVWPELTKTAIDYAVAEPAAAVGDVAVIPGSFTWDDVGDFAAIARLNPVKDASGITVIGDTPRVYSDDASGVVVTDTKRVIALIGIEDVVVVDTEDALLVTTTEHAQEVKKAVEALKAEGVDEVL, from the coding sequence GTGAGCACCGATCCGAACCTGACCGATGCCCCGCGCGAGGCCGCGCCGGGCACGGCCCTGTCCCGCTTCCACGCCGTGATCCCCGCCGGGGGCGTGGGCACCCGCCTGTGGCCCCTCTCGCGGGCCGCCGCGCCGAAGTTCCTCCACGACCTCACCGGCTCGGGCCAGACCCTGATCCGTGCCACGTGGGACCGTCTGGCGCCCCTGGCCGCGGGCATGCTCGTGGTGACCGGGGAGGCCCACCGGGAGGCGGTGTGCACGCAGCTGCCGGCCCTGGCGGAGACGGATCTGGTGCTCGAGCCCTCGCCCAAGGACTCCGCGGCCGCCATCGGCCTGGCCGCGGCGATCCTCTCCCTGCGCGACCCGGACACGATCATGGGCTCGTTCGCGGCGGATCAGGTGATCTCCCCGGTGGAGGTCTTCCAGGACGCGGTGCGACAGGCCGTCGAGACGGCGGCCACGGGTCGGATCGTGACCATCGGCATCGAGCCCACGCACGCGGCCACGGGCTTCGGCTACATCCGCCGGGGCCGCCGCCTCCGCGTGGCCGGCGCCCCGGACGCGCACGACGTCGCCGCGTTCGTGGAGAAGCCGGACCTGAAGGTCGCCCAGCAGTACGTGAAGTCCGGCCGCTACCTCTGGAACGCGGGCATGTTCGTGGCGCCCGTGGGCCTCATGCTGGCCCACCTCGAGGAGAACGAGCCCGCGCTGCACGCCGGCCTGATGGAGATCGCCCGCGCGTGGGAGACGCCGGAGCGGGACGAGGTCATGGCCCGGGTGTGGCCCGAGCTGACGAAGACCGCCATCGACTACGCCGTGGCCGAGCCCGCCGCCGCCGTCGGCGACGTGGCCGTGATCCCCGGCTCCTTCACGTGGGACGACGTGGGGGACTTCGCGGCGATCGCCCGCCTGAACCCGGTCAAGGACGCCTCCGGCATCACGGTGATCGGCGACACCCCACGGGTGTACTCGGACGACGCGTCCGGCGTCGTGGTGACGGACACGAAGCGCGTCATCGCGCTGATCGGCATCGAGGACGTCGTCGTGGTGGACACCGAGGACGCGTTGCTCGTCACCACCACGGAGCACGCCCAGGAGGTCAAGAAGGCCGTCGAGGCGCTCAAGGCGGAGGGCGTGGACGAGGTCCTCTGA
- a CDS encoding amidohydrolase: MTTSDSVLTGPRPTSVPSVGPVVAELEDEIVSFRRDLHRHPELSYEEYRTTDRIVELLSGYGLSPVRMESTGAYVDVGEGPVVLALRADIDALPVEEETGLPYVSVNDGVAHACGHDMHTAVMAGVAVALGRILRGATADADLRAAGERVHGTVRVIFQPAEERLPGGSLAVLRQGILDDVPRILAAHCDPQVDVGSIGTRIGAITSAADTIRITLTGRGGHTSRPHLTEDMVFALSQIAVNVPAVLSRRIDVRSAVSVVWGQIAAGSAPNAIDNTGYLAGTMRCLDADVWEEAGALLDEVVRQVAAPYGVHVQLEHVRGVPPVHNTEGETALIETAARRELGSRAILLTPQSMGGEDFAWMTQKVPGSMLRLGTRSPGGPIYDLHRGDYAPDERAIGVGMRVFTAAALQVLTGEDHH; encoded by the coding sequence ATGACCACCTCCGACTCCGTGCTGACCGGGCCCCGTCCGACCTCCGTCCCCTCGGTGGGCCCCGTGGTGGCCGAGCTCGAGGACGAGATCGTGTCCTTCCGCCGGGACCTGCACCGGCATCCCGAGCTCTCCTATGAGGAGTACCGCACCACCGACCGCATCGTGGAGCTGCTCTCCGGCTACGGGCTCTCGCCCGTGCGGATGGAGTCCACGGGCGCCTACGTGGACGTCGGGGAGGGGCCGGTGGTGCTGGCCCTGCGCGCGGACATCGACGCGCTGCCGGTCGAGGAGGAGACCGGCCTGCCCTACGTGTCCGTCAATGACGGCGTCGCACACGCGTGCGGCCACGACATGCACACCGCCGTCATGGCGGGTGTGGCCGTCGCCCTCGGCCGCATCCTCCGCGGGGCCACCGCCGACGCCGACCTGCGCGCGGCCGGCGAGCGGGTCCACGGCACGGTCCGCGTCATCTTCCAGCCCGCGGAGGAGCGGCTGCCCGGCGGCTCCCTGGCCGTGCTGCGCCAGGGGATCCTCGACGACGTGCCCCGCATCCTGGCGGCGCACTGCGACCCCCAGGTCGACGTCGGCTCGATCGGCACCCGCATCGGCGCCATCACCTCGGCGGCGGACACGATCCGGATCACCCTCACCGGACGCGGTGGGCACACCTCGCGGCCCCACCTCACCGAGGACATGGTCTTCGCCCTGTCTCAGATCGCCGTGAACGTGCCCGCCGTGCTCTCCCGGCGGATCGACGTGCGCTCGGCCGTCTCCGTGGTGTGGGGGCAGATCGCCGCCGGCAGCGCGCCCAACGCGATCGACAACACCGGCTACCTGGCCGGGACCATGCGCTGCCTCGACGCGGACGTGTGGGAGGAGGCCGGAGCGCTGCTCGACGAGGTGGTCCGGCAGGTCGCCGCGCCGTACGGCGTGCACGTGCAGCTCGAGCACGTGCGCGGTGTCCCGCCGGTGCACAACACCGAGGGCGAGACGGCGCTGATCGAGACCGCGGCGCGGCGGGAGCTCGGCTCACGGGCGATCCTCCTGACCCCGCAGTCGATGGGCGGCGAGGACTTCGCCTGGATGACCCAGAAGGTGCCCGGCTCCATGCTGCGCCTCGGCACCCGGTCCCCGGGTGGCCCCATCTACGATCTGCACCGCGGGGACTACGCGCCGGACGAGCGGGCCATCGGCGTGGGCATGCGGGTCTTCACCGCCGCCGCGCTGCAGGTGCTCACGGGCGAGGACCACCACTGA
- a CDS encoding BMP family lipoprotein produces the protein MGIATPSAARRRRLLLPAAALAVSGLLLTACGAPPEQSEASGSGAAESEAIATVDGVGSDNKDYKACIVSDEGGFDDRSFNQSSYEGLKAAEKAYGITTSEAESNEPSEFTPNVTAMVNADCDAVIGVGFLLGDAMKPIAAQHSDTHFFGVDVTAEGFSDSFQKLTYDTAQAAFLAGYLAAGTTETGTVATYGGMEIPTVTIFMDGFARGVEHYNEVKDKDVKVLGWDKDAKTGSFTGDFKNVANGKTNTANFINEGADIVMPVAGPVGLGTLDAVREANQGGKDVKVIWPDSDGYESTKDGNLILTSVKKNMGQSVADVIAADLKDEFSAEPYVGTLENKGVELAPFHDFEDTVPQELKDELKDLEAKIVSGELKVGSEYSPEA, from the coding sequence ATGGGCATCGCCACCCCGTCGGCCGCGCGCCGCCGTCGTCTCCTGCTCCCCGCCGCCGCGCTCGCCGTCTCCGGCCTGCTGCTGACCGCGTGCGGCGCCCCGCCGGAGCAGTCCGAGGCCTCGGGCTCCGGCGCCGCCGAGAGCGAGGCCATCGCCACCGTCGACGGCGTCGGCTCGGACAACAAGGACTACAAGGCCTGCATCGTCTCGGACGAGGGCGGCTTCGACGACCGCTCCTTCAACCAGTCCTCCTACGAGGGCCTCAAGGCCGCAGAGAAGGCCTACGGCATCACCACCAGCGAGGCCGAGTCGAACGAGCCCAGCGAGTTCACCCCGAACGTGACCGCCATGGTCAACGCCGACTGCGACGCCGTCATCGGCGTGGGCTTCCTCCTCGGCGACGCCATGAAGCCGATCGCCGCGCAGCACTCGGACACCCACTTCTTCGGCGTGGACGTCACCGCGGAGGGCTTCTCCGACAGCTTCCAGAAGCTCACCTACGACACGGCGCAGGCGGCGTTCCTGGCCGGCTACCTGGCGGCGGGCACCACCGAGACCGGCACCGTGGCCACCTACGGCGGCATGGAGATCCCCACCGTCACCATCTTCATGGACGGCTTCGCCCGCGGCGTGGAGCACTACAACGAGGTCAAGGACAAGGACGTCAAGGTCCTGGGCTGGGACAAGGACGCGAAGACCGGCTCCTTCACGGGCGACTTCAAGAACGTGGCCAACGGCAAGACGAACACCGCCAACTTCATCAACGAGGGCGCCGACATCGTGATGCCGGTGGCCGGCCCCGTGGGCCTGGGCACCCTGGACGCCGTCCGCGAGGCGAACCAGGGCGGCAAGGACGTCAAGGTCATCTGGCCGGACTCGGACGGCTACGAGTCCACCAAGGACGGCAACCTGATCCTCACCTCGGTGAAGAAGAACATGGGCCAGTCCGTCGCCGACGTGATCGCCGCGGACCTGAAGGACGAGTTCTCGGCCGAGCCCTACGTGGGCACGTTGGAGAACAAGGGCGTCGAGCTGGCCCCGTTCCACGACTTCGAGGACACGGTGCCGCAGGAGCTCAAGGACGAGCTCAAGGACCTCGAGGCGAAGATCGTCTCGGGCGAGCTGAAGGTCGGCTCGGAGTACTCCCCGGAGGCCTGA
- a CDS encoding ABC transporter ATP-binding protein: protein MRLELRGITKRFGSFAANEDVNLTVESGRVHTLLGENGAGKSTLMNVLFGLYEPTEGEILLDGEPVRFSGPGEAMRAGIGMVHQHFMLVPVFTVAENVALGDEHTRALGVLDLEATRRRIREISAQYGFDVDPDAVVEDLPVGVQQRVEIIKALVRDARILILDEPTAVLTPQETDELLGIIRQLRADGTAIVFISHKLREVKAVSDDITVLRRGRVVGTADPSAEAAELAALMVGRNVVLERRKTAPTLGEETFRVEGLSVVSPTGQVLLDAVSFAVRQGEVLAVAGVQGNGQTELTEAIMGLVKATGSVTLDGRELIGRSTRQIIRAGVGFVPEDRSTDGLVGPFSVAENMVLNRFDVAPAGNAVQMRPAAVRAHAERRVAEFDVRTQGVDLPVSSLSGGNQQKVVMARELVDGLRLFIASQPTRGVDVGSIEFLHDRIIAERDAGTPVLIVSTELDEVLELADRIAVMYHGRIVGIVPGDTSRETLGLMMAGQTPDDAALASGADVAAGTPGTAGAAPAAHPTTEGERP from the coding sequence ATGAGGCTCGAACTGCGCGGGATCACCAAGCGCTTCGGCTCGTTCGCCGCGAACGAGGACGTGAACCTGACCGTGGAGTCGGGGCGGGTGCACACCCTCCTCGGTGAGAACGGCGCCGGCAAGTCCACCCTGATGAACGTCCTCTTCGGGCTCTACGAGCCCACCGAGGGGGAGATCCTGCTCGACGGCGAGCCCGTCCGGTTCTCCGGCCCCGGTGAGGCCATGCGCGCGGGCATCGGCATGGTGCACCAGCACTTCATGCTCGTGCCCGTCTTCACGGTGGCCGAGAACGTGGCCCTCGGCGACGAGCACACCCGCGCCCTGGGCGTGCTCGACCTCGAGGCCACCCGCCGGCGGATCCGGGAGATCTCCGCCCAGTACGGCTTCGACGTGGACCCGGACGCCGTCGTCGAGGACCTGCCCGTGGGCGTGCAGCAGCGCGTCGAGATCATCAAGGCCCTCGTCCGCGACGCACGCATCCTCATCCTGGACGAGCCGACCGCCGTGCTCACCCCCCAGGAGACCGACGAGCTGCTCGGCATCATCCGCCAGCTGCGCGCGGACGGCACGGCGATCGTGTTCATCTCCCACAAGCTGCGCGAGGTCAAGGCCGTCTCGGACGACATCACCGTGCTGCGCCGCGGCCGCGTGGTCGGCACGGCGGACCCCTCCGCCGAGGCCGCCGAGCTGGCCGCCCTCATGGTGGGCCGGAACGTCGTCCTCGAGCGGCGCAAGACGGCCCCGACCCTGGGGGAGGAGACGTTCCGCGTCGAGGGCCTCTCCGTCGTCTCGCCCACGGGCCAGGTGCTGCTGGACGCCGTGTCCTTCGCCGTCCGCCAGGGCGAGGTCCTCGCCGTGGCCGGTGTGCAGGGCAACGGGCAGACGGAGCTGACCGAGGCGATCATGGGCCTGGTCAAGGCCACCGGCTCCGTCACCCTGGACGGCCGGGAGCTGATCGGCCGGTCCACCCGCCAGATCATCCGCGCCGGCGTCGGCTTCGTGCCCGAGGACCGCTCCACGGACGGGCTCGTCGGCCCGTTCTCCGTGGCGGAGAACATGGTGCTCAACCGGTTCGACGTCGCCCCGGCAGGCAACGCCGTGCAGATGCGCCCCGCCGCGGTGCGGGCGCACGCCGAGCGCCGCGTGGCCGAGTTCGACGTCCGCACCCAGGGCGTGGACCTGCCGGTCTCCTCCCTCTCGGGAGGCAACCAGCAGAAGGTCGTCATGGCCCGCGAGCTCGTGGACGGGCTGCGCCTGTTCATCGCCTCGCAGCCCACGCGCGGCGTGGACGTCGGCTCGATCGAGTTCCTGCACGACCGGATCATCGCCGAGCGCGACGCCGGCACCCCCGTGCTGATCGTCTCCACCGAGCTGGACGAGGTCCTCGAGCTGGCCGACCGGATCGCCGTGATGTACCACGGGCGGATCGTCGGCATCGTGCCGGGGGACACCTCGCGCGAGACGCTCGGCCTCATGATGGCCGGCCAGACCCCCGACGACGCGGCCCTCGCCTCCGGCGCGGACGTCGCCGCGGGCACGCCCGGCACCGCCGGCGCGGCGCCCGCCGCCCACCCCACCACGGAAGGAGAGCGCCCGTGA
- a CDS encoding ABC transporter permease, whose product MSTAAPQRPAPASDIAVRPAPADSALRRILSGNGTVTALAILLSLLVSGLLIIAVDEDVRDAARYFFARPGDLLSAAWAAFAGAFAALFRGAVFNYRASDATGMLYPLTETLTVATPLIIISLGIAIAFRAGLFNIGGQGQFIFGAMFATWFGVHLHLPPGVHLLLVVVMGVLGGVLWGSVVGVLKAWTGAHEVILTIMLNYVAVNLLAYLLNTPVLRAPGTTNPVSAPLDRSAMFPRLLGTDFRLHWGFFVALLAVLFTWWLMQRSTLGFRLRAVGANPDAARTAGISVKGSYVAAMAISGGLAGLAGATHVAGTESTLNTSVAGSFGFDAITVALLGRSHPVGVLFAGLLFGALRAGGVTMQTETGVPVDIVLVVQSVIVLLIAAPPLVRAIFRLPAPGAARARRAADPVTQPAVAGAALTGAAGHAAAPSTGVQEAAAAAVADPQAPTTAPTDMAPTHRPHEQKGDAR is encoded by the coding sequence GTGAGCACCGCCGCCCCGCAGCGCCCGGCCCCCGCGTCCGACATAGCCGTCCGGCCCGCCCCCGCCGACTCCGCCCTGCGCCGGATCCTCTCGGGCAACGGCACGGTCACCGCCCTGGCGATCCTGCTGTCCCTGCTGGTCTCCGGCCTGCTGATCATCGCCGTGGACGAGGACGTCCGCGACGCCGCCCGCTACTTCTTCGCCCGCCCGGGCGACCTGCTGTCCGCCGCCTGGGCCGCGTTCGCCGGAGCCTTCGCGGCCCTGTTCCGCGGCGCCGTCTTCAACTACCGGGCCTCGGACGCGACGGGCATGCTCTACCCGCTCACCGAGACCCTCACCGTGGCGACCCCGCTGATCATCATCTCGCTGGGCATCGCCATCGCCTTCCGGGCGGGCCTGTTCAACATCGGCGGCCAGGGCCAGTTCATCTTCGGCGCCATGTTCGCCACGTGGTTCGGCGTGCACCTGCACCTGCCGCCCGGCGTGCACCTGCTGCTCGTCGTCGTGATGGGCGTGCTCGGCGGCGTGCTGTGGGGCTCCGTCGTCGGCGTGCTCAAGGCCTGGACGGGCGCGCACGAGGTGATCCTCACGATCATGCTCAACTACGTGGCGGTGAACCTGCTCGCCTACCTGCTGAACACCCCCGTCCTGCGGGCGCCCGGCACCACGAACCCGGTGTCCGCGCCGCTGGACCGCTCCGCCATGTTCCCGCGGCTGCTCGGGACCGACTTCCGGCTGCACTGGGGCTTCTTCGTCGCGCTGCTGGCCGTGCTCTTCACGTGGTGGCTGATGCAGCGCTCCACCCTCGGCTTCCGCCTGCGGGCCGTGGGTGCCAACCCCGACGCCGCCCGCACCGCCGGCATCTCCGTGAAGGGCTCCTACGTGGCCGCCATGGCGATCTCCGGCGGCCTCGCCGGCCTGGCCGGCGCCACCCACGTGGCCGGCACGGAGAGCACGCTGAACACCTCCGTGGCCGGGTCCTTCGGCTTCGACGCGATCACGGTGGCCCTGCTCGGCCGGTCCCACCCGGTGGGCGTGCTGTTCGCGGGCCTGCTCTTCGGCGCCCTGCGCGCCGGCGGCGTGACCATGCAGACCGAGACCGGGGTGCCGGTCGACATCGTCCTCGTGGTGCAGTCCGTGATCGTGCTGCTCATCGCGGCCCCGCCGCTGGTCCGCGCCATCTTCCGACTGCCCGCCCCGGGCGCCGCCCGCGCCCGCCGCGCCGCCGACCCCGTGACCCAGCCCGCCGTGGCCGGTGCCGCGCTGACCGGCGCCGCCGGCCACGCCGCCGCCCCGTCCACGGGCGTCCAGGAGGCCGCGGCCGCCGCCGTCGCGGACCCGCAGGCTCCGACCACCGCGCCCACGGACATGGCCCCGACCCACCGCCCGCACGAGCAGAAGGGGGACGCCCGATGA
- a CDS encoding ABC transporter permease, producing MSATAARPHADVARPEAAEPARVVVRHWTTPIALTILTLLALAVFALGAPEATATFRLSNASDAVVLPDLTADPVLWGWLLVGLMAVLTVVAWLATLRSGRTPGWAAALFAVAFVAAFLIWVIGSADNTTVFLTGLIAGSFALAVPLIFGSMAGILAERSGVVNIAIEGQLLAGAFTAAVVGTATGSPWAGLAAAIVAGVLVSWLLAVFSIKYLVNQVIVGVVLNVLVAGLTSFLYSTVLTGGDTELNAPPHFPNLRIPGLADIPVLGPILFNQTILGYAMYLLVIALWFALFRTRWGLRVRAVGEHPKAADTVGIDVNRTRYAAVLLGGAVAGMGGAFFTLVSASSFTKEMTAGQGFIALAAVIFGRWNPIGAFFAALLFGFATNMQYVLAILGTPVPSQFMAMLPYLVTVFAVAGLVGRSRGPAASGVPYVKE from the coding sequence ATGAGCGCGACCGCCGCCCGGCCCCACGCCGACGTCGCCCGCCCCGAGGCCGCCGAGCCTGCCCGGGTCGTGGTCCGGCACTGGACCACCCCGATCGCCCTGACGATCCTGACCCTGCTGGCCCTGGCCGTCTTCGCCCTCGGCGCCCCCGAGGCGACGGCGACCTTCCGACTCTCCAACGCGTCCGACGCCGTCGTGCTCCCGGACCTGACCGCCGACCCCGTGCTGTGGGGCTGGCTGCTCGTCGGGCTCATGGCGGTGCTCACCGTGGTGGCCTGGCTGGCGACCCTGCGCTCGGGTCGCACCCCCGGCTGGGCCGCGGCCCTGTTCGCCGTCGCGTTCGTGGCCGCGTTCCTCATCTGGGTGATCGGCTCGGCGGACAACACCACCGTGTTCCTCACCGGCCTGATCGCCGGCTCGTTCGCGCTGGCCGTCCCGCTGATCTTCGGCTCGATGGCCGGCATCCTGGCCGAGCGTTCGGGCGTGGTGAACATCGCGATCGAGGGTCAGCTGCTGGCGGGCGCGTTCACGGCCGCCGTCGTCGGCACCGCCACCGGCTCGCCCTGGGCGGGCCTGGCCGCCGCGATCGTGGCCGGCGTCCTCGTGTCCTGGCTGCTCGCCGTGTTCTCGATCAAGTACCTGGTCAACCAGGTGATCGTCGGCGTCGTGCTCAACGTGCTCGTGGCCGGCCTGACGAGCTTCCTGTACTCCACCGTCCTCACGGGCGGGGACACCGAGCTCAACGCGCCGCCGCACTTCCCGAACCTGCGGATCCCGGGCCTGGCGGACATCCCCGTGCTCGGGCCCATCCTGTTCAACCAGACGATCCTGGGCTACGCGATGTACCTGCTCGTGATCGCGCTGTGGTTCGCCCTGTTCCGCACCCGCTGGGGCCTGCGCGTGCGCGCCGTGGGCGAGCACCCCAAGGCCGCGGACACCGTGGGCATCGACGTGAACCGCACGCGGTACGCCGCCGTCCTGCTGGGCGGCGCGGTGGCCGGCATGGGCGGGGCGTTCTTCACGCTCGTCTCCGCGTCGTCCTTCACCAAGGAGATGACGGCGGGCCAGGGCTTCATCGCGCTCGCGGCCGTGATCTTCGGCCGCTGGAACCCGATCGGCGCGTTCTTCGCGGCGCTGCTGTTCGGCTTCGCCACCAACATGCAGTACGTCCTGGCGATCCTCGGCACCCCGGTGCCGAGCCAGTTCATGGCGATGCTCCCGTACCTCGTCACGGTGTTCGCCGTGGCCGGCCTCGTGGGCCGCTCGCGCGGCCCGGCCGCCTCGGGCGTGCCGTACGTGAAGGAGTAG